The Acidobacteriota bacterium genome includes a window with the following:
- the ribA gene encoding GTP cyclohydrolase II, with the protein MNKPAAPSATHLPGTPVQTPPRIPVVKIAEADFPSVFGKFRICGFRLTDDRGIENAVVLVRGTPQSGKIPLVRIHSQCLTGDVFGSLRCDCREQLEMALAQVGASDYGFIIYEEKEGRGIGLMNKLLAYQLQDEGLDTIEANERLGFEADLRDYRLPAGILQYYGVSQVRMLSNNPEKLQAMEANGIAIKERVPVEAKPHQARVKYLRTKRDKMGHKIGE; encoded by the coding sequence CCCCCGCGCATTCCCGTCGTAAAAATCGCGGAGGCCGACTTCCCCTCTGTTTTCGGAAAATTTCGGATCTGCGGATTTCGACTGACGGATGATCGCGGCATCGAGAACGCAGTAGTTCTAGTCCGGGGAACACCGCAATCCGGGAAGATTCCATTGGTGCGCATTCACTCCCAATGCCTGACCGGCGACGTCTTCGGCTCACTGCGCTGTGATTGCCGTGAACAACTCGAGATGGCCCTGGCTCAGGTGGGCGCGAGCGACTATGGGTTTATCATCTATGAAGAAAAGGAAGGCCGCGGCATCGGGCTAATGAACAAACTGCTGGCCTATCAGTTGCAAGACGAGGGACTGGACACGATAGAGGCCAACGAACGGCTGGGATTCGAGGCGGACCTGCGTGATTACCGTCTGCCAGCCGGGATTCTGCAGTACTACGGAGTTTCGCAAGTTCGCATGCTCTCCAACAACCCGGAAAAGTTACAGGCTATGGAAGCCAACGGAATCGCCATCAAGGAACGCGTGCCTGTGGAAGCTAAACCGCACCAGGCTCGAGTGAAATATCTGCGAACCAAGCGCGACAAAATGGGCCATAAGATTGGCGAATAG
- the thiS gene encoding sulfur carrier protein ThiS produces the protein MDIVVNGKVRSLDAPLTLTEFLRSLELRSDRCAVELNRHIVPRESWPNTVLSDQDQLEIVHFIGGGSFEFADKRGAATALDAALDAD, from the coding sequence ATGGATATAGTTGTGAATGGAAAAGTCCGGTCGTTGGACGCTCCATTAACCCTAACCGAGTTTCTTCGCTCGCTCGAGCTGAGATCCGATCGCTGCGCCGTGGAGTTGAATCGCCACATTGTGCCGCGAGAGTCTTGGCCCAACACCGTGTTGAGCGACCAGGACCAACTGGAGATTGTTCATTTTATAGGCGGGGGATCATTTGAGTTTGCGGATAAAAGAGGGGCCGCAACTGCCCTTGATGCTGCCCTTGATGCTGATTGA